A genomic window from Leptospira andrefontaineae includes:
- a CDS encoding arylesterase: MRVSILPLVFAIFGLLFSNCSGDIKDIPLKGCSKISGMPGPEDLAIDRDGGLLYVSSHERRIKDQEGKIYFLDLNSSTLEPKLLETEYPKNFRPHGMSLLNQNGKYRLYVISHITLYKEHSIEVFERTEKPSAKSKAGKWKHIQTLQDPLVTSPNDLSVASENEIFVSNDHGEGGFMLYLFHDLFRMKRSEIAYYDGKSWSSLGNPVSLGNGILYVKRPDGKEVLYRSSFNEGTVLKFDIKRENGKIVLGEPKSILLGSGPDNLEIDEKGTIFTVTHPSVMKFLKHASNGESHSPTKIFTISADDSILEIFSNSGELISAGSTALTYKERVYIAQVFNDFILQCQL; this comes from the coding sequence ATGCGAGTTTCCATTCTACCCTTAGTATTCGCCATTTTCGGCCTGCTTTTTAGCAATTGTTCTGGAGATATCAAAGATATCCCTTTAAAAGGCTGCTCCAAGATCTCCGGAATGCCCGGCCCTGAAGATCTAGCAATCGATAGAGATGGAGGATTACTATATGTATCTTCCCACGAAAGGAGGATCAAAGATCAGGAAGGAAAGATCTACTTTCTGGATCTGAATTCTTCTACACTTGAGCCCAAACTATTAGAAACTGAATACCCTAAAAATTTCAGACCTCATGGGATGAGCCTTCTAAACCAAAATGGAAAGTATAGATTATATGTGATCTCTCATATCACATTATACAAAGAACATTCTATAGAAGTTTTTGAAAGAACAGAAAAACCTTCCGCAAAATCCAAAGCAGGAAAATGGAAACATATCCAAACTCTGCAAGATCCTTTGGTCACAAGTCCTAACGATCTATCGGTAGCCTCCGAGAATGAAATTTTCGTTTCTAACGATCATGGAGAAGGCGGATTCATGCTTTATCTCTTTCATGATCTTTTCAGAATGAAACGTTCTGAGATAGCTTACTACGACGGAAAATCCTGGTCTTCATTAGGAAATCCTGTCTCCTTAGGAAACGGGATCCTTTATGTAAAAAGACCCGATGGAAAAGAAGTTTTATACAGATCCTCTTTTAACGAAGGCACCGTTTTAAAATTCGATATTAAAAGAGAAAACGGAAAAATCGTATTAGGAGAACCTAAATCGATTTTGTTGGGAAGCGGACCGGATAATCTGGAGATTGATGAAAAAGGGACAATATTCACTGTCACTCACCCTTCCGTCATGAAGTTCCTAAAACATGCGAGCAATGGAGAATCACATTCTCCTACCAAGATATTTACGATTTCTGCGGATGATTCTATTTTAGAAATTTTTTCTAACTCCGGTGAATTGATTTCTGCGGGAAGTACTGCGCTCACCTATAAGGAAAGAGTTTATATCGCTCAAGTATTCAACGATTTTATTCTGCAGTGCCAATTATAA
- a CDS encoding LIMLP_16025 family protein yields MDNQKLNDIINAGIGAVQTSKEIFDKLLQDLNDGKEKVEQRFDELKAQGEKDLSDNALKFKVPLAWGIVKIEEIRENILKQFLKK; encoded by the coding sequence ATGGACAACCAAAAACTAAACGATATCATCAATGCCGGGATTGGGGCCGTCCAGACTTCGAAAGAGATTTTCGATAAACTTCTCCAGGATCTAAACGACGGAAAGGAGAAGGTGGAACAGAGATTCGACGAGCTAAAAGCACAGGGAGAAAAAGACCTGAGCGATAACGCGTTGAAATTCAAAGTTCCTCTGGCTTGGGGAATCGTTAAAATTGAAGAAATTCGTGAGAATATCTTAAAACAATTTTTAAAGAAATGA
- a CDS encoding penicillin-binding transpeptidase domain-containing protein, whose amino-acid sequence MFRFSVGKNSAQGRFLLFQLSFLFLLTPLYSQNFSSKTITTNSEELILITEVSSGKPRSEKVYGESEFLKKEYSPASTFKTYLVLSLLENQIIDPDEKIECADKHIPNSPRLLNLRDALFYSSNDYFEKVFPKLGKDKLDITLGKIGYLGNSKLDPKVRDWWIDLASLKHGGRIRLTPKSVHSSWSKIFENGYGLPKDIMEEWKKTLFWSECVDKSANVYGKTGSWEGSFWFQGALVKSQNDYILYTILNRNKSGSRTGTINRFYELVGCKVPSLE is encoded by the coding sequence ATGTTTCGATTTTCAGTGGGAAAGAATTCCGCTCAAGGCCGCTTTTTACTCTTTCAACTCTCTTTTCTTTTTCTTCTAACTCCATTATATTCCCAAAATTTTTCTTCCAAAACTATAACGACTAACTCAGAAGAGTTGATCCTTATAACTGAGGTAAGTTCCGGTAAACCCAGATCGGAAAAGGTCTATGGTGAATCTGAATTCCTAAAAAAGGAATATTCTCCTGCTTCTACCTTTAAAACATATTTGGTCCTGTCTTTGCTTGAGAATCAAATCATTGATCCGGATGAAAAGATAGAATGTGCAGACAAACATATTCCTAATTCGCCCAGACTTTTGAATTTAAGAGATGCATTGTTTTATTCTTCCAATGATTATTTTGAAAAAGTCTTTCCTAAATTAGGAAAAGACAAATTGGACATTACCTTAGGTAAAATCGGTTATTTAGGGAATTCTAAATTGGATCCTAAGGTCCGAGATTGGTGGATCGATCTTGCAAGTTTAAAACATGGAGGAAGGATCAGATTAACTCCTAAAAGTGTACATTCTTCTTGGTCCAAAATTTTTGAGAATGGTTATGGGCTGCCTAAGGATATTATGGAAGAATGGAAAAAGACCCTTTTTTGGTCAGAATGTGTAGATAAATCGGCTAACGTGTATGGAAAGACCGGCTCTTGGGAAGGAAGTTTTTGGTTTCAAGGTGCTTTGGTCAAATCGCAAAACGATTATATTCTCTATACCATCTTAAACAGAAACAAATCAGGATCTAGAACAGGAACGATCAACAGATTTTATGAATTAGTGGGATGTAAGGTTCCGAGTTTGGAATAA
- a CDS encoding ABC transporter ATP-binding protein, translated as MPQFAIEIEHLRKFYPKVKALQGIDLKIPQGGIFGLLGQNGAGKTTLVRILLGFSKQTEGHCKVLGLEPSPLARTKIGYLPERMAVPTYLSGREFLEASFKLALIPSSVAKKKTVEFLEKLGLAEAADRKISTYSKGMLQRLGLANALGAEPELLLLDEPGTGLDPAGYKEFRELILEENKKRGVTILINSHRLLEVEQICTEIGILHKGNLMAQGKLDELKQGKDRIRIRLESAPESYLEEISLEYKKDGKIWEIRPKPEVDLKKLPAILVEKGAEIFLYERKTESLEDVFFRLTQGSENGGSN; from the coding sequence ATGCCTCAATTTGCAATTGAAATAGAGCACTTACGCAAATTTTATCCGAAAGTAAAAGCATTACAAGGAATTGATCTGAAAATTCCGCAAGGTGGGATTTTCGGTCTACTCGGCCAGAACGGAGCAGGTAAAACTACTTTGGTCCGTATCCTTCTTGGCTTCTCCAAACAGACCGAAGGTCACTGTAAAGTTTTGGGTTTGGAACCTTCTCCGCTTGCACGAACTAAGATAGGTTATCTTCCGGAAAGAATGGCGGTCCCTACTTATTTGAGTGGGAGAGAATTTTTAGAAGCAAGTTTCAAACTCGCATTGATACCTTCTTCCGTTGCAAAAAAGAAAACCGTTGAGTTCTTAGAAAAGTTAGGATTGGCAGAAGCTGCTGATCGAAAAATTTCCACATACTCTAAGGGCATGCTACAAAGATTGGGGCTTGCCAATGCACTTGGTGCAGAGCCTGAACTTTTGCTTTTAGATGAGCCCGGCACAGGTTTAGATCCTGCGGGTTATAAAGAATTCAGAGAATTAATTTTAGAAGAGAACAAGAAGAGAGGAGTCACCATCCTCATCAACTCTCATCGTTTGTTAGAAGTAGAACAGATCTGTACTGAGATTGGTATCCTTCATAAAGGAAATCTAATGGCCCAGGGCAAGCTGGACGAATTAAAACAAGGCAAAGATAGGATACGTATTCGTTTGGAGTCAGCACCTGAATCTTATCTGGAAGAGATCTCTTTGGAGTATAAGAAAGACGGAAAGATCTGGGAAATTCGTCCTAAGCCGGAAGTGGATCTGAAAAAACTTCCTGCGATCTTAGTGGAGAAGGGTGCGGAAATTTTCCTATACGAAAGAAAGACTGAATCTTTAGAGGATGTATTCTTCAGGCTTACGCAAGGTTCCGAGAATGGAGGATCAAATTGA
- the sixA gene encoding phosphohistidine phosphatase SixA produces the protein MKIIIARHGEADPNSEDGKDSSRVLTPKGITDIEKMGRFFQTGFKIKKIYHSPYVRTKATAEIYSKILKPELETESAEYLLPGEDYFRICPLLKDNSNSDAILLVGHSPDVSVFAETLLGISGVGKSFLFTPGSALAVNIPREKFQGGQIIWFVSPDFLC, from the coding sequence ATGAAGATCATCATAGCCAGACATGGGGAAGCCGATCCCAATTCAGAAGACGGCAAAGATTCCTCCAGGGTTCTAACTCCCAAAGGGATCACAGATATAGAAAAAATGGGCCGGTTCTTTCAGACCGGATTTAAGATCAAAAAGATCTACCATAGCCCTTACGTACGCACAAAAGCCACTGCGGAAATTTATTCCAAAATCCTAAAGCCTGAATTGGAAACTGAATCTGCGGAGTATCTTCTTCCGGGAGAAGATTATTTTAGGATCTGTCCTCTTCTTAAAGATAATTCAAACTCGGATGCGATCCTTTTAGTAGGTCATAGCCCTGATGTGAGCGTATTCGCAGAAACTCTTTTGGGAATTTCAGGAGTAGGAAAATCTTTTCTATTCACTCCCGGTTCCGCACTTGCAGTCAATATTCCTCGCGAGAAATTCCAAGGAGGACAGATCATTTGGTTTGTATCTCCTGATTTCCTTTGTTGA
- a CDS encoding ArnT family glycosyltransferase, with product MGSPVRTEDRSSEIYGLIGLFFLSILSLLIFRISGLEFPPVWPDEVLFYSPSLDFAKNGSFRTDVLEGLVKGMETKTLWMPPVFFLLNGWVLQFWGDGLEVLRLFAAILSVASIWIFWFILKTFDYSPIARLGASLLLFTDLLFLRVGWTARMEALCLFWALLSLLVLARKAKWKGDNPLKQYEAFLSGFFLGISFLSHPFGAIFGVPALLLIHQAKAWKVWMFWLGGALPILVWGIWIHPDWGIFFYQFGAQFGRKKDLFQSFSPITKIKVLLGGYESPGLRLFFYLALAYGLWVVRGEIKDKPKSAFFFSVWTVSILFFLILSTEYYYVMYLCIPLSALGGFFFERIRSRRVQFIAAILVFSNIAILVNAYKRIGFGNPEFDLKDRFYEVLGPELKGSKKLYLQAIPDPYFHIQKEYPNLKVLEFIPGELPIPKEDFIQTLDSIDTFVFSDRQKRNEFVQAYLEENSSKFRKFKITAEPSTLRKVANVEAEVYRRR from the coding sequence ATGGGTTCCCCCGTTAGAACAGAAGACCGATCTTCCGAAATTTACGGACTCATCGGTCTTTTCTTTTTATCCATACTTTCACTTTTAATATTTAGGATCTCCGGGTTGGAGTTTCCGCCAGTTTGGCCTGACGAGGTCTTATTCTATTCTCCCTCCTTAGATTTTGCGAAAAATGGATCCTTCCGCACGGATGTGTTGGAAGGTTTAGTAAAAGGAATGGAGACCAAAACACTTTGGATGCCTCCAGTTTTCTTTTTATTAAATGGTTGGGTCCTTCAATTTTGGGGAGATGGTCTCGAAGTTCTCAGATTATTCGCTGCGATCTTATCCGTTGCGAGTATTTGGATATTTTGGTTTATACTAAAAACATTCGATTATTCTCCGATTGCAAGACTAGGCGCATCCTTACTTTTATTTACTGATCTATTATTTTTAAGAGTAGGTTGGACTGCGAGAATGGAAGCGCTCTGTTTATTTTGGGCCCTTCTGTCCTTACTAGTACTCGCAAGAAAAGCAAAATGGAAGGGAGATAATCCTCTCAAACAGTACGAAGCATTCTTATCCGGATTTTTTTTAGGGATCTCATTTTTATCACATCCATTCGGTGCAATTTTCGGAGTGCCAGCATTACTTCTGATCCACCAAGCAAAAGCGTGGAAGGTTTGGATGTTTTGGTTGGGCGGTGCGCTGCCTATACTTGTTTGGGGAATTTGGATCCATCCTGATTGGGGAATCTTTTTCTATCAGTTCGGAGCGCAGTTTGGACGTAAAAAAGATCTATTCCAATCCTTCTCTCCAATTACAAAGATCAAAGTCTTGTTGGGCGGATATGAATCTCCTGGTTTAAGATTATTCTTTTATCTGGCATTAGCTTATGGGCTTTGGGTGGTAAGAGGAGAAATTAAAGACAAACCTAAGTCTGCGTTCTTCTTCTCTGTATGGACAGTTTCCATTCTATTCTTTTTGATCTTATCCACAGAATATTATTACGTAATGTATTTATGTATTCCTTTATCCGCTTTGGGAGGATTCTTTTTTGAAAGGATCAGAAGTAGAAGAGTACAGTTTATCGCTGCTATATTAGTATTTTCAAATATTGCAATTTTAGTGAATGCTTATAAAAGAATAGGATTCGGAAATCCGGAATTCGATCTTAAAGATAGATTTTACGAGGTTTTGGGACCGGAACTAAAAGGTTCTAAAAAGTTGTATTTACAAGCAATTCCGGATCCTTATTTCCATATTCAAAAAGAATATCCAAATTTAAAGGTTCTTGAATTTATCCCCGGAGAACTTCCTATTCCGAAAGAGGACTTCATCCAGACCTTGGATTCGATCGATACGTTCGTATTTTCCGACCGCCAAAAAAGGAATGAATTCGTTCAGGCGTATTTAGAAGAGAATTCTTCCAAGTTCAGAAAATTCAAAATCACTGCAGAACCTTCTACACTTAGAAAAGTTGCAAATGTAGAAGCAGAAGTATATCGCAGAAGATAA
- a CDS encoding ABC transporter permease: protein MSSQTDFKFFISSAFRQIGTLLRLTFVQIIRRKAIFFYFSLLGFFLLGEWTCTTSVGGETSHGVSSYMYFILTSFWSLVFLVILTSDLLRQDMDSQVHTLWLSRPVDPYAYVGSKGLALLICVVIFVLLAFGISSWFSLEIPWEFLWYQGTMMLVYSFFVLLVLLVTLFSNQSLAIVSSLGLILFSCILDFVAYNQNIDMSAEASDIKKFVLKTIYWVLPQVGTVFYHSFALFLGKADPKNFYGPYSFVQVGAWIVILKSTLWLSTRHKEI from the coding sequence TTGAGCTCTCAAACTGATTTCAAATTTTTTATATCCTCCGCGTTCCGTCAGATAGGCACCCTACTTCGGCTAACGTTCGTCCAAATTATAAGGCGTAAGGCAATATTCTTTTATTTTTCCCTACTTGGATTTTTCCTTTTGGGGGAATGGACCTGCACTACTTCCGTAGGAGGAGAGACCAGTCATGGTGTTTCTTCTTATATGTATTTTATTCTGACTTCTTTTTGGAGTTTGGTCTTTTTGGTAATTCTGACTTCGGACCTTCTCCGCCAAGACATGGACTCTCAGGTCCATACTCTTTGGTTAAGTCGCCCTGTGGATCCGTATGCTTATGTAGGAAGTAAGGGGCTCGCGCTGCTTATATGCGTTGTGATTTTCGTACTTCTGGCTTTCGGGATCAGCTCTTGGTTCTCATTGGAAATTCCTTGGGAGTTCCTTTGGTATCAGGGAACAATGATGTTGGTGTATTCGTTTTTTGTTCTATTGGTTCTTTTGGTAACTCTATTCTCGAACCAATCCCTCGCGATCGTAAGTTCTCTCGGTCTTATACTTTTCAGCTGCATTTTGGATTTCGTAGCTTATAACCAAAATATCGATATGTCTGCGGAAGCGAGTGATATCAAAAAATTCGTTCTAAAAACGATCTACTGGGTTCTGCCCCAGGTCGGGACTGTTTTTTATCATTCTTTCGCTCTTTTTTTGGGGAAGGCTGATCCTAAAAATTTCTACGGACCTTATTCATTCGTCCAAGTAGGAGCATGGATCGTAATTTTAAAATCCACTCTATGGTTGAGTACTCGGCACAAAGAGATTTAG
- a CDS encoding acyl-CoA thioesterase — protein MSEEITKTPKQSAAETRHIVMPDHTNHYGTLFGGTLMSWIDLIAVMVAQRHCGREAVTASVDKLNFLEPISLGDHVILKASANYAGRSSLEIGVQVSKENPYTGIVTRATTAYLTFVALDENKKPCPIPKIKPETETEIRRYENAILRQEANRNLVKKIKDNGKV, from the coding sequence ATGTCGGAAGAAATTACAAAAACACCGAAACAATCCGCTGCGGAAACCAGGCATATAGTTATGCCTGACCATACCAATCATTACGGTACCCTCTTCGGGGGGACCTTAATGTCTTGGATTGACTTGATTGCGGTCATGGTTGCCCAAAGACATTGTGGGAGAGAAGCAGTTACCGCGAGTGTAGACAAACTGAATTTTCTGGAACCGATCTCTTTGGGAGATCACGTGATCCTGAAAGCCTCCGCAAATTATGCAGGGAGATCTTCTTTAGAGATCGGTGTACAAGTCTCTAAGGAAAATCCTTATACAGGGATTGTGACTCGTGCAACTACTGCATATCTCACATTCGTTGCATTGGATGAGAATAAGAAGCCCTGCCCTATCCCTAAAATAAAACCGGAAACAGAAACAGAGATCAGAAGATACGAAAACGCGATCTTAAGACAAGAAGCGAATCGAAACCTTGTTAAAAAGATCAAGGATAACGGAAAAGTCTAA
- a CDS encoding HDOD domain-containing protein — protein MNINWYHFEKEGYYLSVRNVNERIEKLNPLYIRFTTLNKSVDKLLSILLDRYLVYLDAITLKESVFSILRESAMNAVKANSKRIFFAENNLNISNPDDYVRGMANFKKEMIKDKERYAALLEKVKFHCLITLAFNRTSFLIRVSNNAPIIAEELKRVENRIGKSKEYNDLGEVFADHADDSEGAGLGLAMSLLMLKNEGIAADSYKLKAEGGITSAYIKIPLDFKHRNVSYQRTVEIIAEIDKLPTFPENLNQIMSLINKPDSSIQQITEQVGRDVSLSTNILKLANSASFAQGRKVETLEDAIKLIGLSELNNILLSLGTKKILEERYKEFEHIWEMSSLSAYICRRLGERMGWKKTFLTNLVCAALLHNIGLVLLLSLEGDTIAKLADISGKKLLPSTLGLEEAALGITHTSLGGMICEKWNFSDTIKVAAEYHHRPLMAKKESRDVVFAVYLSDWIIECLDGKADPAAIHWEVLQHFGFKKDEEWLEFGKKVIEEYKAFQKYST, from the coding sequence ATGAATATAAACTGGTACCATTTCGAAAAGGAAGGATACTATCTTAGCGTTCGTAACGTAAACGAACGTATTGAAAAGCTAAATCCTCTCTATATTCGGTTTACCACTTTGAACAAAAGTGTGGATAAATTACTTAGCATCCTCCTGGACAGGTACCTGGTCTATTTGGATGCGATCACTCTAAAAGAATCCGTTTTTTCTATCTTGAGAGAAAGTGCGATGAACGCCGTTAAGGCAAATTCCAAACGTATCTTCTTCGCAGAAAATAATCTGAACATTTCCAATCCCGACGACTATGTGAGAGGGATGGCGAATTTTAAAAAGGAAATGATCAAAGATAAGGAAAGATACGCAGCCTTATTGGAAAAAGTGAAATTCCATTGTTTGATCACCCTCGCTTTCAATCGAACCAGCTTCCTAATAAGAGTATCGAATAACGCACCCATTATTGCGGAAGAATTGAAACGTGTGGAGAACAGGATCGGAAAGAGCAAAGAATACAACGATTTGGGCGAAGTTTTTGCAGATCATGCGGATGATTCTGAAGGCGCAGGCCTTGGACTTGCAATGTCCCTTTTGATGCTAAAAAATGAAGGAATAGCAGCCGACTCTTACAAATTAAAGGCGGAAGGTGGGATCACTTCCGCTTATATTAAAATTCCATTGGATTTCAAACATCGAAACGTTTCGTACCAACGGACCGTTGAAATTATCGCGGAGATAGATAAACTTCCTACATTCCCTGAAAACTTAAATCAGATCATGAGTCTGATCAATAAGCCCGATTCTTCTATCCAGCAGATTACGGAACAAGTCGGGAGAGACGTTTCCTTATCTACCAATATCCTAAAACTCGCAAACTCAGCTTCTTTTGCACAAGGAAGAAAAGTAGAAACTTTAGAAGATGCGATCAAGTTGATCGGTCTATCAGAATTAAATAATATTCTTTTGAGTCTTGGAACCAAGAAGATCCTGGAAGAGAGATACAAAGAGTTTGAACATATTTGGGAAATGTCCAGTCTTTCGGCTTATATTTGCAGAAGGCTTGGAGAAAGAATGGGCTGGAAAAAAACATTCCTAACCAATCTGGTCTGTGCCGCTCTTCTTCATAATATAGGACTTGTACTTTTACTTTCTTTAGAGGGAGATACGATCGCAAAATTGGCCGATATCTCCGGAAAAAAACTTTTACCTTCTACTCTTGGATTGGAAGAAGCTGCACTTGGAATTACTCATACTTCCTTAGGGGGTATGATCTGTGAAAAATGGAATTTCTCAGATACTATCAAGGTTGCTGCGGAATACCATCATAGACCATTGATGGCCAAAAAAGAATCCAGAGACGTTGTATTTGCGGTCTACTTATCCGATTGGATCATAGAATGTCTGGATGGGAAAGCGGATCCGGCTGCAATTCACTGGGAAGTTCTTCAACATTTCGGTTTTAAAAAAGACGAGGAATGGTTGGAGTTCGGTAAGAAGGTTATAGAAGAATATAAAGCCTTCCAGAAATATTCTACCTGA